Proteins encoded together in one Fimbriimonadaceae bacterium window:
- a CDS encoding DUF2523 domain-containing protein, translated as MTAILTLIYCWLQEFFFSLTDWGLGIWDSLLSVADSTLATIGTAGLTLPVIPDQYAWVLGATGMSQALAIVASAMGTRFILQTIPFVRWGS; from the coding sequence ATGACGGCCATTCTGACCCTCATCTATTGCTGGCTGCAGGAGTTCTTCTTCTCCCTCACCGATTGGGGCCTCGGGATCTGGGATTCGCTGCTCTCCGTGGCGGACAGCACGCTCGCCACCATCGGCACGGCAGGGCTCACCCTGCCGGTGATTCCCGATCAATATGCGTGGGTGCTGGGCGCGACGGGCATGAGTCAGGCGCTGGCCATCGTGGCGAGCGCCATGGGGACGCGGTTCATTCTGCAAACCATTCCATTTGTGCGGTGGGGCTCATGA